A section of the Paramisgurnus dabryanus chromosome 4, PD_genome_1.1, whole genome shotgun sequence genome encodes:
- the LOC135735859 gene encoding paraneoplastic antigen Ma1 homolog — MLILCNVAVILMILGAMDLNQIDEWSRQMQVSPPHCVVLSGVPLTVTDETINEVLSTVKAFGRTKICGRRGDTTGLNLFLLIETSLEVDSTIVPPEVGIPGVVEPWRVHIPGKACAPGDAFHEKLMCLLQQEGKSLCDVRSIVNPEQSPIPNPAVNVNLDLVQAINSLVEKCTNVPGDTVSYRKLRVFSGIQPTPPGEEDYDSWMEQAAQMVSEWQCADSIKRQRIVESLRGPAADIIRFLKVSSPAVTATEYLMALDTAYGSTESQSDLLVRFSNTYQEPGEKLSLFLCRLDKLLHRIFLKKGIKVEELNQKRMEQVVKGALTTDMVALRLRMTHKLRDPPSFSELLREVREEESWVSAREKSKILVSSAVVAQETPSHELADLKRDVQELSAQVGKLLTAVAETSAAVPVTQKAVARAALNANDREGNQKKDVGRYNPSAIFCYKCGEDGHTKRECKGVEDLRKVNQKLIRQNRQSGNARGAL, encoded by the coding sequence ATGCTAATTCTGTGTAATGTTGCAGTGATTTTGATGATTTTGGGAGCCATGGATCTTAATCAAATAGATGAATGGAGCCGGCAAATGCAGGTCAGTCCTCCGCATTGTGTTGTTCTCAGTGGCGTTCCTTTAACTGTAACAGATGAAACCATCAATGAAGTACTAAGCACTGTAAAAGCCTTTGGTCGTACAAAAATTTGTGGCCGACGTGGTGACACTACCGGGCTGAATTTGTTCCTCTTAATAGAAACCAGTCTGGAGGTAGATTCCACCATTGTACCTCCTGAAGTAGGCATCCCTGGAGTAGTGGAGCCTTGGAGGGTACATATCCCTGGTAAAGCCTGTGCTCCGGGTGATGCGTTTCACGAGAAGTTGATGTGCTTACTTCAACAGGAAGGAAAATCGTTGTGTGACGTGAGATCCATTGTAAATCCTGAGCAGTCCCCAATTCCAAATCCTGCTGTTAATGTAAACCTAGATTTAGTCCAAGCCATTAATAGTCTGGTTGAGAAGTGTACCAATGTGCCTGGTGATACCGTCAGTTACAGAAAACTCAGAGTTTTCTCAGGCATACAGCCAACTCCACCCGGGGAGGAAGATTATGATTCCTGGATGGAGCAGGCTGCTCAGATGGTGAGCGAGTGGCAGTGTGCTGATTCTATTAAGCGGCAGCGAATCGTCGAGAGTCTCAGAGGACCTGCCGCTGACATAATCAGATTTTTAAAGGTCAGTAGTCCTGCTGTAACTGCCACTGAATATCTCATGGCTCTTGATACTGCTTATGGTAGCACTGAAAGTCAGTCTGACCTCCTGGTGAGGTTTAGCAATACCTACCAGGAACCTGGTGAAAAGCTGTCCCTTTTCTTGTGCCGGCTAGATAAGTTACTCCATCGTATCTTTCTAAAAAAAGGCATTAAAGTGGAGGAGTTAAACCAAAAACGGATGGAGCAGGTAGTTAAAGGAGCACTTACTACAGATATGGTAGCATTGAGGCTTAGGATGACTCATAAGCTTCGTGATCCCCCTAGTTTCTCTGAGCTTCTGAGGGAGGTGCGGGAGGAAGAGAGCTGGGTTAGTGCCCGTGAGAAATCCAAGATTTTAGTGTCTTCTGCAGTGGTAGCTCAAGAGACACCCTCACATGAGTTAGCTGACTTGAAACGTGATGTACAGGAACTTTCTGCTCAGGTAGGCAAACTCTTAACAGCTGTTGCTGAGACCTCGGCTGctgttccagttacacagaaagCTGTTGCTAGGGCTGCGCTAAATGCAAATGACAGGGAGGGAAATCAAAAAAAAGATGTTGGTCGTTATAATCCATCTGCCATTTTCTGCTATAAGTGTGGGGAAGATGGACATACAAAGCGGGAATGCAAAGGGGTGGAAGACTTGAGAAAGGTTAATCAGAAACTAATCAGGCAGAATAGGCAGTCGGGAAACGCCAGAGGAGCCCTGTGA
- the LOC135735514 gene encoding uncharacterized protein, with protein sequence MKVRPGDNITLHCDRPLNHGYIVWIRNCSHEHQPSLILDNTIIYKDTFQRFSFPKNPNINSFDLHITNIKVSDLGLYYCAEHEKKVNKDEKGIIFSSDVYHYGNKTTRLSLAVSSGPFTTVSPPPPVSDCFLPWMLLVSVCVVCFLPCFICVYCFCQKKTTGFESGKMLTVNVMKMDPTEKHQCEMSKAGKFCYHSEVTYRLLPSVHHHEKM encoded by the exons ATGAAGGTCAGACCAGGAGACAACATCACTCTTCACTGTGACCGTCCTTTAAATCATGGTTACATTGTATGGATAAGAAACTGCTCTCATGAACATCAACCCTCTCTCATATTagataatacaataatatacaAAGATACTTTCCAACGTTTTAGTTTTCCTAAAAACCCCAACATTAATTCTTTTGATCTACATATTACTAACATTAAAGTCTCTGATCTGGGACTGTACTACTGTGCTGAACATGAGAAAAAGGTAAATAAAGATGAAAAAGGCATTATATTCTCATCTGATGTGTACCATTATGGAAACAAAACAACACGTCTTTCTCTTGCTG TGTCTTCTGGACCCTTCACCACCgtctctcctcctcctcctgtATCAGACTGTTTCCTCCCCTGGATGCTGCTTGtcagtgtttgtgttgtgtgttttctcCCCTGCTTCATCTGTGTGTACTGCTTCTGTCAGAAGAAAACTACAG GTTTTGAGAGTGGAAAGATGCTCACAGTAAATGTTATGAAG ATGGATCCAACAGAGAAACATCAATGTGAGATGAGTAAAGCTGGAAAGTTCTGCTATCATTCTGAAGTCACTTATAGACTCCTTCCATCTGTACATCACCATGAAAAGATGTGA
- the LOC135735515 gene encoding uncharacterized protein: MKVRPGDNITLHCDRLVNRSYIVWIRNCSHEHQPSLIIDHTIMYEDTFQRFSFLKNPNINSFDLHITNITVSDLGLYYCAEYQKKVHKDDTGFVYSSDVYYSGNRTTQLSLAVSSGPFTTVSPPPPVSDCFLPWMLLLSVCVVCFLLCFICVYGLCQRKTTGFESAKMLTANVMKMDPTEKHQCEMSKAGKFCLHSEVTYRLLPSVHHHEKM; the protein is encoded by the exons ATGAAGGTCAGACCAGGAGACAACATCACTCTTCACTGCGACCGTCTTGTAAATCGTAGTTACATTGTATGGATAAGAAACTGCTCTCATGAACATCAACCCTCTCTCATAATAGATCATACAATAATGTATGAAGATACCTTCCAACGTTTTAGCTTTCTTAAAAACCCCAACATTAATTCTTTTGATCTACATATTACTAACATTACAGTCTCTGATCTGGGACTGTACTACTGTGCTGAATATCAGAAAAAGGTACATAAAGATGATACAGGCTTTGTATACTCTTCTGATGTGTACTATTCCGGAAACAGAACAACACAACTTTCTCTTGCTG TGTCTTCTGGACCCTTCACCACAgtctctcctcctcctcctgtATCAGACTGTTTCCTCCCTTGGATGCTGCTTCttagtgtttgtgttgtgtgttttctcCTCTGCTTTATCTGTGTCTACGGCCTCTGTCAGAGAAAAACTACag GTTTTGAGAGTGCAAAGATGCTCACAGCAAATGTTATGAAG ATGGATCCAACAGAGAAACATCAATGTGAGATGAGTAAGGCTGGAAAGTTCTGCCTTCATTCTGAAGTCACTTATAGACTCCTGCCATCTGTACATCACCATGAAAAGATGTGA